TACACAGGTTGGTTCTCAACTAGAGTTCTGTATCCTTCCTGGGGATCCTTTCTGGCAGCGTGAAAAAAGAAACCAGCAGTGATAGTCTTCCTTACTTTGGTGAAGTTTCTTCCAGCACTTACAACATCCAATTTGTACTTATCCATAATGGTGAGAAGTTGTTTCCTGACATCCTGTGCTCTTCTCAACGATCTAGATTGCACAAAATTCTCAAAACAGCAGGGCCCAGAAAAATTCTTGGCTTTCCAAGCCTCATAAACAGCAAGTAGTGTCAGATGATCACCCTCTGGCTGGAAAAACTTTGCCCTCTTCTGATCTGCTTGGGCTTGCTTTTCCCTTGGCCTGTAAAAAATATTACCAGTCTGGATCATGGCAATTATGGTTAAAATCTCATCACTGCATCCAAGGTCGACGCTGGCAAGCAACATCTTGGACAAAGGTGGATCCNAAGGAAATTCTGCCATTTTCCTCCCCAATTTGGTCAGAAGGCCCTCTTCATCCAATGCTCCTAGACTGTAAAGCTGCTCCATGGCAGAAATCAGTGCTTGAGGTGATGGTGGATCCATAAAATCAAAGGACAGTAGATCATTTATCCCCATTGCTTTCATATTAAGTGTAGTCATCCCCAGATTTATCCTTTGAATCTCAGGAATTGTAGTGGGAGACATCTCATTCCTGTATGCACTCTCAGTGTAAAGGCGATAACACTTCCCAGGTCGAGTACGCCCTGCACGTCCAGCTCTTTGTTTGGCTGATGCTTGTGAAATTGGAGTTATTACCAAAGAATCAAGACCTAGCTTTGGGTTATAAACATTTTGCTTAGCAAATCCAGGatcaattacataaaatatCCCATCAATAGTCAAAGAAGCCTCGGCAATGTTAGTAGCCACGACCACTTTCCTTTTCCCTGGAGGAGCAGGTTCAAATATCCTAGACTGCATTTCACTAGGAAGGGCACTATAAACCGGTAAAATGATCAGCTCTGGAACATTCTTACCTAATCCCTTCATTCTCTCGTATAGAGATTGGCAAGCAAAATCAATCTTCTCTTGCCCAGTCAAAAAGAGAAGAATGTCTCCCTCGGGCTCTGTCAAGTGTATCTGTAGGACAGTTATTAAAGATGCATCTAAATAATCACTTTCCGGCTGTTTGGTATAAAGTATCTCTACAGGAAAAGTTCTACCAGGAATTGTAAAGATGTTACAGTTAAAGAAATATCCTGAAAATTTCTCGGCGTCCAGAGTAGCAGAAGTGACAATCAATCGCAATTTGGGTCTTCGCTTCACTAGCTGCTTGAGCAGTCCAAAAAGAACATCAGTATGAATAGTTCTTTCATGGGCTTCGTCAAGCATTATAACAGAATACTGTGACAGATTCTCATCTACCAATATTTCCCTAAGAAGCATACCATCTGTCATGTACTTGATAACAGTATCTGGTCCAGTGCAATCCTCAAACCGAATGGCATAACCAACTTCTTCTCCCAATCTACAACCAAACTCTTCTGCTACTCTCTTTGCAACTGACATTGCAGCCACCCTACGAGGTTGAGTACATCCAATTTTTCCTTTTGTGGTATAACCTGCTTCGGCAAGATACTGTGTGACCTGAGTAGTCTTACCCGAACCAGTTTCTCCAATAACAACCAACACCTGATTATCATNCACAGCCtgaatcaattctttttttaacttgtaAATTGGCAAACTCTGCCTCTGCTCTTGAATAGAAAGCTTCGACCTTTGCCCAAAGGTAATTGTTTTCCCATATGCATCCTTCTTCCATTCTGGCATATCATAGGCTGATAAACCAACACCCCTAAGCTCCTGGGCAAGATGCCTTTCACCTGACTCTGGCATAGGGTCTTCCCAAGGCCGATTGAGATCCTTCGGAATTGTATCAAGCATTGTCCGTTGTTGCTCTTCTCGCACTTCCTTACGCTCCTTTATAAGTGCAGACTGAAGTGCAGCAGCTCGACCCAGAGAACCTTCAGATTCTTAAAAATCTTAACAGGAGACATATCCATCGAGTATCTGCTCTGCCCTTGCAAGAATGCGGGTTCATCCTCATTCAACTCAATCTCAAGCTCCTCCTCAGCTCCTTCCTCTTGGTACAGCAATCCATCTCCCTCCTCGTCTTAAGTTGGATACTCTGAAACACTCATCACACCTGAAGCAATCAACTGTTTTGCTTCCCATCTCTCCGGTGAGCTCATTCGCTTCAGAGGTCTCCGTGAAGAACCAACATCATCTTCTTCTACAATCCTGATACCTGAAAGACCTGTCCTGGTAACCGGTCCATCCCTTGAACCCTGCGGATTCATCCTCAAGGCATCGTCCTCGGAGCTCTTCTTCAACTGAAGGAGATCCTTACCTGTGTGCTGATCAACGTCCCTCCTGGAAAGAGACAACTTCTGAACGGAAACTGAGATCACCTTTACATAAACCTCCTGGTCGCgcttaattttataatctaaaaCTTCCTAACactttgaaaagaaattttatttactttttactttttttaattatattattactagTTTTTATAGACTTTGTGAGAATAAGTTGATAAGAGAGTATCATTACATTACATGTACAAAGAGATCATAATTATTCTCTTTAAAGTGATGGAAACATTTCAACTAGACACAatgttagaattaaaaaatttctttttttaaactttactcaattattaatatttgtttatcaaTTTGTTCCTAAAAATACGAATGTAATCATCGTcgataaataatttgaaacgTATGGTGTTCCAATATACTTAAAGTTAgttgttttaaaacaattatatatgaaaatgagATACTTAAAAATACATAGGTTTGATAAAATTCCAAGTCTTTCATAAATTTAGGCAATTTAgttcttattaaatttgtttgtttattgaGTACTCAAAATgtttgtgacacccgggcactgacgagtggaaggggcacatggacgaatcgatttggctgtataggtatgggactatacagttgaaggatagttgaaaggaattgatttggctacccatatcaccacaatgcatttacttttcagtagcctaacccataagttaagcgtgcttagtctagagaaattctgggatgggtgaggGAAGTTTTTCCGGAAAGtgtgtttgttattatttttgtttgtttagattttaagattttgtttgttattatttttctttgttattattCTGTGTATATAACTGATAGATTAGATAGAATTATAACTAATTCtgttataattttgatgtataaatatttagaatcaagataatatattgttattctttttcctctttatttttcttttcataacaGCGCTAATGCAGCCATGcttttgtttgaataaatatataGCTCTGCATGAAATAAGAATTACAACAGAAGcctaaatagtttattttactGAAAGTGTTCATTtcagttgtaatttttttttcattattaacgAATATTTCCTAAATTAGGTCTAATCTATTTTAGAGATTTGAAAGacattttttcaaacaattttttttttgttttaaggtcactgttattcaatttatttttaaaatatattaattcattcatatagaaaaacttataaaatgatCAGTTTTAAAGAATGTAATTCCTGTTAAAAGTAAGTTTCGATCATAATAAAAGAACGTATCTCTAatccaaaattttaacaaaataagtttatatatttataaattttcactttaatgtattatttaattttctcatgTGAGATTTAAGTTTACACtcacatttatttaatataaatgtgtcatatgttaaaatgaaaggaattctaaaatagaaaatgatctAGATTTTAATATGTAccaaatctaaattttttacacaaCTTTTTTAAATGGTTCAACGTCAATTTAActagaataattaaattaatttcttttacaaaaataaaaaatcaattggATAAAAAACAATTGTATAAACCAAAAacgaattaaatatttaatatagaatgtaaattattaattaataaaaactccTACTTCATTTAGTTGTGGGATTGGAGAACCACAGCTACTTGTGAGAGGATTTCTTGGTGAAATTTTGCAAAACCACTATTATTTATTGGGGGTTTTCAAAACCAACACAACTTACTAAGGTTTGCAAAACCATCACTATTTACTGAGTTTTTATAAACCGTCAGTAAGTACTGGACTTATatcattattcattttaaactaAACATTACCGTGTAAATGTAACTATAACAGTGTTCACAGTCtcattataattgttataataataataataataataataataataataataataataataataataataataataataataataagaataataataataataataataatNataataataataataataataataataataataataagaataataataataataataataataataaatttttttattagagtgtataatacaaatatgtataaatataaaactaaaaattagatcaaaatgaaaattacatatttagtaAAACATGAGAATTAAAGtcgcaaaaaaaaaatgaattacgCATTAAATCAACCAAATTACagttgaattgatttttatataaacatttatatgcgaattttcttacaaataaatttaatttataagcaaataaaaatatttccataaaaaataatcagaaaAAGCTCTTATAAATTAAGTGatgcaaatttttttttttaattcattaaaaatagccctcgttttattatttcataaatattttccatatttatcataatttaattaattatttagtcCTTATAATCGTACCAAAAACATTGTGTTCctatacttaaaaataatatatttcatttctcttttatatatatatatatatatatatatatatatatatatatatgaactataaaaattaaaagtgaaagcATTACACATACAAAATTCTCATATGTTGCTCCGCTTCAGTCAGCAGTACATTCACCCGatagaaagtgaaaataaagaaaatgtcacaatttcaatattataatagTAGATATCACAGGAGATTGAAAATCATCCAGcagaaaaataatttcttctgtatattcacaaataaaaattaaaaaaaaaatcccaaaataagTTTAACGGAGTTTGGATATATCAGGCATcataaatacttaataaaaatattattatttaacataattttttttatcaaaaatgacaaaattataaatccttTAATCGTACAACTATTAAATCCTCTATATACTTGCAATGggaaaatatattatcttcTAACATAAGTATATTACATTCACGAATTCTTAACCGTATGCAAATTGTTTTACAAAAACTACAAATCCTCACATAATATTTTAGGCAAAATCTGCAAACTTTCTCATCATATGAATCAAGATTCATGTATTCTTAGATGTGGTACAGCCCTCTGGAGACTAATTTGACCAATTGTCTTCAATGTATTCAGATTCTGAATCTGGCATATTTCATGTGAAAAAGAACTCCACAATATAAAAATTCCACGAGTTTTGGCAATAAATTGGTATAAGCAAGACATTACACaagataatttgattttaaaattttatggttTATGCATAATTGGCAATAACATATGTATTATTTAGTAGTTTAACATGAATATGTATAATTTCATGACAtctaatgtaaatattttttatattcgtAACATGGTCAATAGGTCTAATATCAATAATCCAAGAATTTACCTTTCTTGCCTTGTTGTGTAGATGGCTCACCATTAGCAACACTGATTTGGTTGATTTTCATTTCAGATGTTAGAAGAAATTTTACAAGTTGTTGAATTTGTCCATCAGTGAGAGAGTCATTATTTTGATTGACCACAATTTGATGATGCTTCAGATCATTTTCTTCTATAGCATGATTGAAACTATTTTCTGCACCAATTTCGTTGACAGCGTTCTTGTTCTTTTGTTTCATCGAATAATATCCATCTGCAATGTGATACAATTTGTGAAAAGATCTACCTTTACCTCTAACTCTACCATGAGGTTTCCGTTGTTGTTGATGAGTGCTATCAGTATGAAGTTTTACATCAGAACAACTACTTCCATTTAGTTGTCTTTCTTGATGAAGAATGAGCGAAAAAACTTTGTTGATTTTAGGCAAAGGTTCCATGAGAAGAATTTGAGTCTTAACATTTGTATATAATTCTTCTAATCCCTTTAGAAAGCACATAACATACTCTAATTCCCTATAATCAGTGTCAATCTTATTCACATGACAACGACATTTGATGTTACACATGACAACTACATTTGATGTTATGTTACCATCATGTTGCAACGTTCCCAAGCATCAAAGATGGGTTCATTTGGTGTTGGTTTGGTGATATCACCATTGATGAATTTCACGATTGAGGAGAATTTATGAGAAAACCTGTTACCAACTACACTGATATATGGAGCGTGGACATTTTTCCCAAACACTTGTTGTGTGCCTTCTTTATTATGGTATGAACCAATTACACCTTGGGCTCTgtaaaattagatttaatcAGTAATCTGGTTAATATGATAGTAGCGGATTAAAGCGCCTTTCCACAATAAAGCATATGACAACCCCACTACATCATGACCACCAATATATTCAATGTTCTATGAGTCAACATAATTAAATGtattagttaaataaattagtaaaaaaggCATTAGATGTTGACCATATCATAGATAGCAGTAAGATCAACAAATCAACTTCCATGGAttgttttaacatttaaatattgaatGAAATGACCAATATGGTTATGCgtaaaatattcaaaagataGTTGTGTTGTGGATTGGTTGTTCCGCTTGAGTGACTAGTGCACTCACCCAATTGAAAGTTAAAATACAGAAAATGTcacaatttcaatattataatagTAGGTAGTGCAGGTTCAAAATCATCCAAGGAAAAAGTAATTTCTTCTTATAtattcacaaataaaaatagaaataaaatcatGACATAAGTTTTTAGGCGTTTAGATGTTATCACAAAATGTAAGAGCATAAAAAATATGAAGcaagaaaattgataaaaacCCTAACCTTTTTCTTGGCCCAACAGACACAAACAATAGagtttcttcttgcacctctAAACCTTTTTTCTTGCACCCCAAACTTTTCTATATTTCCATAATAGTCTCTTTGACTTTGACTAAcaggataaaaaataattatttattttccctCATCAACCCTCGCCTCCATAGCGCCATATAACACCTTCTCTTCCTGTGCATCCCCACAATCACAGCCACAAAACCACAACGCACTGTCTTCTTGCCGCAGCagagtttaatttatttttagttttcttactGCTTATTAATGGGAGTAATTTGTGTTTGAacgaaattttaaaactttaaaatttcacaaaagATAAATTCTCAACCCACCTTTTCCCATTTCATAGTTTTCAAAATggatttatttagtttattgtaaaacataaaatattcagcttgaattttttaaaaaataaatgaatttgattGAAGTTTAGAAGAATCACATTGTTACATATTTAAGAAACTTGATTGAAGAACCCAGAAAACAGTTAAGCCATTTGAAAACAACTTGCTTAAAGAACCCAGAAAACTGCTcgaattttatatatagatgGATGGAATTTTGAGCTGTGAGGTATGTGTTGGAAAGTGGCGTGACATCAGAGTTTCCCCACCATAAAGGTGCCATGTTTGATGCAGTAGTGAAGGTAGGACCCCATATTGTACCATGAGCATGAAAAGCAAGAGGGAATCAGAGGGGAAAAGAGAAAAGCAATTGCAGTAATCGATTGGTTTCTTAAACCAAGGAACAAAAAGTGGCAACCATTCCAAAGTAGAATATAAGAGCATCTTAATACATGGTATAATCATCACTCTTAAAGCTACTTTAGACCCATTGGCTTCCCGTTCTCTTTCTCTGCATAAATTGCGCTCcaactctctctttttctcttcatctcACAGCAGCAGTAAAACCAAGATGTGCATTGCAATGC
This genomic interval from Vigna radiata var. radiata cultivar VC1973A chromosome 8, Vradiata_ver6, whole genome shotgun sequence contains the following:
- the LOC106772331 gene encoding probable pre-mRNA-splicing factor ATP-dependent RNA helicase DEAH5, which produces MLDTIPKDLNRPWEDPMPESGERHLAQELRGVGLSAYDMPEWKKDAYGKTITFGQRSKLSIQEQRQSLPIYKLKKELIQAVXDNQVLVVIGETGSGKTTQVTQYLAEAGYTTKGKIGCTQPRRVAAMSVAKRVAEEFGCRLGEEVGYAIRFEDCTGPDTVIKYMTDGMLLREILVDENLSQYSVIMLDEAHERTIHTDVLFGLLKQLVKRRPKLRLIVTSATLDAEKFSGYFFNCNIFTIPGRTFPVEILYTKQPESDYLDASLITVLQIHLTEPEGDILLFLTGQEKIDFACQSLYERMKGLGKNVPELIILPVYSALPSEMQSRIFEPAPPGKRKVVVATNIAEASLTIDGIFYVIDPGFAKQNVYNPKLGLDSLVITPISQASAKQRAGRAGRTRPGKCYRLYTESAYRNEMSPTTIPEIQRINLGMTTLNMKAMGINDLLSFDFMDPPSPQALISAMEQLYSLGALDEEGLLTKLGRKMAEFPXDPPLSKMLLASVDLGCSDEILTIIAMIQTGNIFYRPREKQAQADQKRAKFFQPEGDHLTLLAVYEAWKAKNFSGPCCFENFVQSRSLRRAQDVRKQLLTIMDKYKLDVVSAGRNFTKVRKTITAGFFFHAARKDPQEGYRTLVENQPVYIHPSSALFQRQLDWVIYHELVMTTKEYMREVTVIDPKWLVELAPRFFKVADPTKMSKRKRQERIEPLYDRYHEPNSWRLSKRRA